ATAGCTGTACGACTGAACGCGAGCGTTCGTGTCGGACACCGGTTCAGTACGTACTGTCTCCGTGCTGGTGACCACGGAGGCGACGATCCCTCTCGATCGGGTCACACCGGGGCCGCGAAACCGCCCTCCTCGTCTACTCGCGGCGAGCTCCGGCGATCATCCGGTGGGACTCGATCTCTCCTCTTCCCCTCTCTGCCTTCGAAACTCCGTGTAGACACTTCTGCGACGGCCGATCCGTCGGAACCGGCCTCGCCCGAGCGATCGCTACTCGTCGAAAACGGTATTTGATCGCCCGTCGCAGGCAACAGCATGCGCGTTCGTATTACGGCTGGTGCCGACGACGACGAAGCGGCGGCGATCGGAGCCGCACTCGCCGACCACGTCGGCGAGACGGTAGAGGTGTATCTCGGCGACGAGACGGACCCGGCGGTCGTTCACGACGTCGAGCAGGAATCCGGTAGAACGGCCGGCGGAGAATCGTCCGCAGGCGGCGGGGAGGAGGCCGGCGAGTCCGGCGTCGCCGACCTCGGACCGACGGAGCGCGAGCGACGACTGCGGGACGAGATCGCTGACATCCTCGAGGGCGGCCCGAAAAAGTACAGAGACCAGCTCTCGGAGGACGGAAAGCTGTTCGTCCGGGATCGACTCGATCTGTGGTTTTCCGGCGAGGACAGCGAGTTGCACTTCGAGGACGGAAAGTTCGCCGCGTTCGACGATTGGCATCCCGACGGTGCGAATACCGACGAGGACGATGACGACCGACTGCCGGCGGACGGACTCATCACGGCGGCGGCCACCTTCGAGGGGCGAGACGTCCACGTCATGGCCAACGACTACACGGTCAAGCGAGGCAGCATGGCCGCCAAGGGCGTCGAGAAGTTCCTCCGGATGCAACAGCGCGCGCTCAAGACGGGGAACCCGGTGTTCTACCTGATGGACTCCTCGGGCGGCCGCATCGACCAGCAGACCGGATTCTTCGCCAACCGGGAGGGCATCGGCAAGTACTACTACAATCACTCGATGCTCTCGGGGCGGGTGCCCCAGATTTGCGTCCTCTACGGGCCTTCCATCGCCGGCGCGGCCTACACGCCGGTCTTCGCGGACTTCACGATCATGGTCGAGGGGATGTCGGCGATGGCGATCGCCTCGCCGCGGATGGTCCAGATGGTTACCGGCGAGGAGATCAGTCTCGATGAACTCGGCGGACCGGCGGTCCACATGCAGGAGTCGGGCTCGGCCGACCTGATCGCGTCCGACGAGGAACACGCCCGCGAGCTCGTCGCCCAGCTGATCACCTACCTCCCCGACAACGCCGACGAGGACCCGCCGAAACGGGAGCCGAAGTCGCCCGCGAAGTCTCCGGAGGGTATCGACGCCATCGTCCCACAGGAGCCGAACAAGGGGTACGACATGACCGACGTGATCGATCGAATCGTCGACGCGGGGTCGTACTTCGAGTTACGTCCCGATTACGGCCCGGAGATACTCACCGCGTACGCCCGGATCGACGGCCGTCCGGTCGGCATCGTCGCCAACCAGCCCGCCCATCGCGCCGGTGCGATCTTCCCGGACGCGGCCGAGAAGGCCGCGGAGTTCATCTGGAAATCGGACGCGTTCAACATCCCCTTACTCTACCTCTGTGACACGCCCGGCTTCATGGCCGGCTCCCAGGTCGAGAAAGACGGCATCTTAGAGCAAGGAAAGAAGATGATCTACGCGACCTCCTCGGCGACGGTCCCCAAACAGACCGTCGTCGTCCGCAAGGCCTACGGCGCGGGCATCTACGCGATGGGCGGCCCCGCCTACGACCCCGAGAGCGTCATCGGGCTTCCGTCGGGCGAGATCGCGATCATGGGGCCCGAAGCGGCGATCAACGCCGTCTACGCGCGCAAGCTCTCCGAGATCGACGATCCCGACGAACGCAAACGAATGGAACGGGAGCTCCGGGAGGAGTACCGCGAGGACATCGACGTCCACCGAATGGCCAGCGAGGTCGTCATCGACGAGATCGTCCCACCGAGCACGCTGCGCGAGGAGTTAGCCGCCCGCTTCGACTTCTACGCCGACCTCGAGAAGTCCCTCCCGGACAAGAAACACGGGACGATACTCTGATCGGCGTCTTTCTACCGACCCGTCCCACCGCCTCGGTCGATCCGTCCGAAATCCATTGCTCTCGAGCGGTCGAGAGGCCGACAATCCCGACCAGTTATCATTCCTTACCACCGTCGGAGCAGCGGCTACGCTTGGCATAACAAAACCCCACAGAGTGGAAGCGGCGCGTGCTCCCGATGGCACGGCGATCCGGTTCGACTCCGGCGGGGAGCCTATGAGTTCCGAGGGCACAACCCTTCACCATCG
This portion of the Natrinema salinisoli genome encodes:
- a CDS encoding acyl-CoA carboxylase subunit beta, with product MRVRITAGADDDEAAAIGAALADHVGETVEVYLGDETDPAVVHDVEQESGRTAGGESSAGGGEEAGESGVADLGPTERERRLRDEIADILEGGPKKYRDQLSEDGKLFVRDRLDLWFSGEDSELHFEDGKFAAFDDWHPDGANTDEDDDDRLPADGLITAAATFEGRDVHVMANDYTVKRGSMAAKGVEKFLRMQQRALKTGNPVFYLMDSSGGRIDQQTGFFANREGIGKYYYNHSMLSGRVPQICVLYGPSIAGAAYTPVFADFTIMVEGMSAMAIASPRMVQMVTGEEISLDELGGPAVHMQESGSADLIASDEEHARELVAQLITYLPDNADEDPPKREPKSPAKSPEGIDAIVPQEPNKGYDMTDVIDRIVDAGSYFELRPDYGPEILTAYARIDGRPVGIVANQPAHRAGAIFPDAAEKAAEFIWKSDAFNIPLLYLCDTPGFMAGSQVEKDGILEQGKKMIYATSSATVPKQTVVVRKAYGAGIYAMGGPAYDPESVIGLPSGEIAIMGPEAAINAVYARKLSEIDDPDERKRMERELREEYREDIDVHRMASEVVIDEIVPPSTLREELAARFDFYADLEKSLPDKKHGTIL